In Coccidioides posadasii str. Silveira chromosome 4, complete sequence, one genomic interval encodes:
- a CDS encoding uncharacterized protein (SECRETED:SignalP(1-18)~EggNog:ENOG410Q53U~COG:S) — translation MKFSHTLVALAAAGIASAQIPNIPPCALMCFIDALGNDGCEKLTDFKCHCAKPELPGKITPCVEKACPNIEARISVSNIVVDQCSKAGVPISIPPADTRTPTQPPSTSPSAPQPTACIPKRRRA, via the exons ATGAAGTTCTCTCACACCCTCGTTGCTTTGGCCGCTGCCGGCATTGCCAGCGCCCAGATTCCAAATATCCCACCTTGCGCC CTCATGTGCTTCATCGATGCTCTCGGCAACGACGGGTGCGAGAAGTTGACCGACTTCAAGTGCCACTGCGCCAAGCCCGAACTTCCAGGAAAGATCACGCCTTGCGTTGAAAAGGCTTGCCCCAACATTGAAGCCCGCATCT CCGTCTCCAACATCGTTGTGGACCAATGCTCCAAGGCCGGTGTCCCGATTAGCATCCCACCAGCGGATACTCGCACTCCCACCCAACCTCCAAGCACCAGCCCTAGCGCTCCTCAGCCAACTGCCTGCATTCCCAAGCGCCGCCGTGCATGA